Sequence from the Thunnus maccoyii chromosome 22, fThuMac1.1, whole genome shotgun sequence genome:
TGTGTAAACCCTTACACATGCACGTATACAGGGAGTATCATTTCAGTGACTTATTACATCCTTTTAACAGCCCTTCTGCTGctttgcttgttttcatttcttaaCTTCCTGGATGTGCTTTGAGTGTGGGTCGTGCAGGCCAGCACTCACTACATGGAGCCCGGATGATTGGGGAAGATTTGGGGATGGTGGATGGTTGAGTGGTtaaatggatgaatgaaatgagtCATGGGCTGTGGAATCTGttcataaaacacagaaaaaaaaccacacaaaaatgaaacacagaaacatccCTGGAGGAGCTGGAGTTTGATGCCACATATAGTGTTTTTCAAGCTGTATACTTCAGAGCATGTTGGTAGTTgatcttgttgttttttcctctctacAGATTATATCATCTTctgatacagaaaaaaaaatcattgtgaAGTTTAATCCAGCCTTCCCTGTACCTCCAAACCAACACCCTCCTCATTTCCAGCATGATAGGGGATGCTGTCCCAGCCCCCCAGCAGGGGGGCCCAGCTGCTGCAGAACCCAGCCCCAGTACCACCCCAGGGGAACCCATGGATGTGGAATGTCCCATCTGCTACCAGGAGTACAACCAGTACAACAAATGTCCCCGGATGCTGGAGTGTCTCCATGTCTTCTGCACCGAGTGCCTCCAGAGGATCCAGCTATGCCCCTCTGAGCCCCCCGACGCCCGCAGCCCACCAGCCATCCCCTGCCCCCTCTGTCGCCACCTCACCCCCCTGGAGGCCGGGGATGCCCTCTCCTTACCCTGCAACTCCCACATCCTGGCCAGGCTGCCCCCCGTGGCCTTCCGCCTGCCCGTGGCCATGACGACTCGCCTGGCCACCGTCACCCAGAGGGTGGTGCTCTCCCTGGAGGGTGACAGCAGAGACACCCGCTTCATCATCCTGCCCACCGTCAGCCTCCGGGTACAGCAGATGCACCCGGAGAGGCCGTACGGCACAGCGCCAGGCCTGATGGGGGAAGAGGAAGTCATACAGCAGAGCAAGAAGACACTGTTCTGTgtgcagctgctggctgttaTCTTCTGGGTGCTGTTTGTGATCACCTGTGTGGTCGGGGTGGTGTTTGGACCACATTTCTTAAACAGGAAATTTTAATTTATCTCCATGTCTTCATAGCAGATATAGATCTTGATCTAAAGTCATGATATGAAAGCACTGTAAATAGTATGAATCTGACACTGTATATAGTcttacagaaaaaataaaacacagaatgttattatattatatttctatGAACATATATTTTCACTGCTATGGTGGTTACTCACCTTGTAGTAACTTATTTACTAGAAAACAACCATTTACTGCACTGTATTGAGTTGCTCTTTCATTAATGATAGCTTGATGAAGAGTTCCCTCTAGTGGATTGATTGgaaatgaactgaactgataactaaattaaaaaattaaaaaaacaaacatacatattctttcttttgttgcTTAGGTTTGAGCTGTTACCCATCTTTCTCTTAGCATGCTTGGTAACGTTGTTGTACAGCTGCAGACTGTCCTGCCAATGAATAAATTCAATAAAGTAGTCTTACGCAACACTATTAGACTGTGTCAGGTGTGAGTATATATTTAGAAAGTGTGTAATTGTTTCATCTTTGTGGATACATTTGCCTTCTTTGTCTTGTTTGGAGCAGAAAACCGatcacaaatgtaaaaacatttttcatgaaaCATGCTTCCacccttcttcttctgttaaaACGGCTGGATATTTATAGACTATTTCTATGATAAGGAATTTGATTTCCTTATCCAAGAAACTTTTTATTGGATAAGGAATTCAATTACCTCCAGAAGTCCTCGTTCAAAACAATGGTGTCTTATGTGGATAGCAGTTTTTGATGATGGTGACTCTGGCTGAAAGGGCGCAATAGGTCAAATTAAGTGATTTATTAGCTTTAATGATGGCATTTAATAGTGTAACGATGCAAAGCAATTGTAAGAGTTTTCTAATCTTATTCCTTCTGTGTGTATACTTTCTTTATTGGACTGTGTGGATCTTTCTTGTACTTTTTAATGTTGATGGATTAATATATTTAACCCTTTTCATGAGTTCAAGTGGCTCTGTAATCATACTGTTGAACTCAAGAATGGCCTGATAGGCTGAGATCCATAAAAACGTCCACCGGCAGACACAGGAGCAGCTGTTGCTTTGCTGTTATCAAAATAGGCATTTTACATCCCccatttaatccctgcacttgtcactttgatatatttcatcaaactggacatTTTACATTGCATTTCACCTCCACtcttaaataatttatttattgcacatgtcaaatttcatttttgctcttgacaccttcatatatttcatttctttgtccgTAGCAGAGTCCATATTTCTTTTGCACAGTCTACATATTATTTCAGGctttatatcccatttcacgCTCAGTATTATTctattctgtaaatagattttaaacttaattttgatattattttgttgtatttcaatGTTTATTATTACCTCACTTTCgctctatttttattctttattcttctatgtGGCGTTTGTgggaacaaacacaaagacacattctttgtatgcttgcataaCTGGCTAATAAAATAGATTCAGATTCTGATAATCCTTTTAGGGGGCCTCCATTGACCCCATGTTTACAGAAATTTGGTTAAACACAATATGCAGTTAAACAAGACTGTAACAGTAATATTGATTTAGTGGTGCTACCTAAATCTGGGGCAGTTTTTACTCCATTATATTTATCTGAAAGTTGTACAAGCATTTAAAGCTCTTAATAAAGTTAGgtatgttttgtgaaatgttgttgtgttttctgatttgttactgtgttttctaaaatgttgttgtgttttgcacctcagggcctCCGTAGCAGGCTTGTAATAgtgttattttactttttaaaagtcaaatttgAAGAGCAGGGTGTgacttattcttttttttaatcattgatATTCTTTCGTATAATGATAGGATTATTCCACTGCTGTATTTTATGTCCTCAAgttttaaaattctgtttatTCATTAGTATATATTCCCATCCTAATAAAAGCTGATTACAGAACATAGAAAACAGATACCCATCAAATCACATCAAATCCAGaatcacatttatttgtcaAGTAAGGCAACACAAGttcatttgtatagcacattacaacaacaaagcaattcaaagttctttacatgaaacataaaaggcatcaagacaaaatgaaaaaagacaatatgAGAAGATgtttaaatacaatgaaaaatagttaaatagaaaataagaataaGCTAAAATTGAATAAGATCAATAAAAcgagaataaaagttacagtgcagtgtaagatacGAATCAGAAGTCTCAAATTTGAtctaataaaaggcagcagcaaacgGAAAAGTCTTCAGCAATGATTTAAAcgaactgagagttgcagcagacctcagattttctgggagtttgttccagatatgtggagcataaaaactgaactctgcttctccatgtttagactctggggacagaaagcagacctgtcccagatgatctgagaggtctggacagttcataacgtagcagcagatcagaaatgtattttggccctaaaacCATTCGGTGCTtaataaaccaacagcagtattttaaaatcaattctttgacaagTAGCAAGTACAAGGAATGCAATGTGGTCCAGATGTCAACaggaaaagcaataaatatgAACATTAGACAATAAACACCAATATAACACTgtaagaaagagagggagagtcaTTTACAAAGATTATTTGTAGTGGGGATGGACTATATGCATGCATACTGACATGATaaaagtatgtatgtgtgcaaaaaagcagaatatacaTAGAAGTATAAAGACTATGTGCATGCATATTGACAtgataaaactgtgtgtgtgtgtgcaaaaaagcagaatatacaTAGAAGTATAAAGATTAcatgtttgcatatttacatgataaaactatgtgtgtgcaaaaaagcaaaatatacaTAGAGGTATAGACTATGTGCATGCATACtgacattattaaaaatatgtgtccaaaaaagcagaatatatatatagaagTATAAAGACTATGTGCATGCATATTTACATGATAAAactatgtgtgtgcaaaaaaagtAGACTATACATAGAAGTATAAAGACTATTTGCATGCATATTTACATTACTAAACACActatgtgtgtaaaaataaacagaatatacaTAGATGTATAGATTATATGCTTGCATATTGACAAcatcattaattaaaacaatattaatgtGAATTAGTTGTTAATGTACTGTTGATTAGTCATGTATAACTTAAGTTTTTTTCTCAGTGAtaataaaaagtgtgtgtgtgtgtgtgtgtgtgtgtgtgtgtgtgtgtgtgtgtgtgtgtgtggtggggtggCTGGGATAGTAcgtaaagaaaaaaagggggggggggggggtgtacgTAGCTACGTCACACGCCGCGTTGGCTCGCAAAAGGTGGTGAAAAGTTTtcagccccccccctcccctgtATGTTTTTGTTGGGGGAAAAGTTGTTGGTAGTTAGGTCGTGTGAATGTAGCGTGTCCGTCGTTTTTCGCCCCTCGGTAACAGGCGGAATGCGAGTTTGTACCGTTTTAAACCCGGAGAGCGAGCTTTAGAGCGGCGGTTAACGCTTTAACGTCCTCCGGCTCGGGCTGAAAAAAATCTCAGTGGCCATCATCGTTTCACCTCTGCCGTCTCGTTAGCCACCTAGCTAGCTCCGCCGCCAGCCCGAGCTATACCCAACAAAGTTAACGCTACCTCGCCTCACTTGTGTGTTTCTTGTGGTAACTTCCAGCTTTTTTTTATAAGGGTtggtgggggaaaaaagcaacCGTTGAGATGGCGGAAACCAAAATAATTTATCATATCGACGAAGAAGAGACGCCGTATTTGGTGAAGATACCCATTGCTGCCGAAAATATCACTTTGCTGGATTTTAAACAAGTCTTGAACAAGCCAAACTACAAATTCTTCTTCAAGTCTATGGATCAGGACTTCGGGTGAgttgctgctgcttttttttcttcttgtaacTTAGCAGAAAAGAAGAGCTTATGTGGTTTGCATGCAAAATGAGGAgtgatacaaaaaaaagttgtagGTAGTAAGAGTAAAGATGCAAGATAAATGTTGCTAAAAAAGTTAGCAAGCAAACCTTTTTAATGTGCTGTTATGTAGAGAATGGGTGAGCCTTGACTTAGCATAAGTTAACACTGAGCAAAAATGCGTGTTGACTTTGAGAAAAAGCTATATTTAATGAAAAGTTGGGCCTGTTTGCGTGTCAAAAAGTCACGCAATCCTATCTTGTGACCGATATTTGTCACAGGGGATGTTAGAGGGGAGAATAAACTTGAATGAAGCCAGCTAGTTAGCTCGCCATTCACAGAGCACATCCCTAATCAGAAACTGCactagatttaaaaaagaaaatccaagtggctctataaataaatactaaGTGTTACGTAGGCTGGGGGACATTTCTcagaaaacatcatcattacaaTGGGAGGCATTCCCTGtccctgctgcttttctttaccCCTAATCCTCATCCCTCCCACCCTGCTTGAGTCCATCATCTTGTGAAATCCTcgccttttctttctttaggGACTGAAGCCAGGGTTTTGTCTCCCCTCTTTAACACTTTGGCCTGCCAGCCATCCTTTCATTCCCTggcttcctcccttcctctcccctTTTCTCCTAACCCCACTCCtccagagagagggagagagctgtctcctctcctctatcaattaatctttttctctgtgtgtgtatgtgtgtgtgtgtatgtgtatatatatgtgtgtgtgtggctgttgtTCGTTTTCCTGCAGAGGAATGCATGTTTGTGGTTTATTCACCCAGTGAGACCCTTAGGGCTTCTGTTAAAAGCATTGTAGTCTTGGATGGGTATTGAGTGAGGCGCTGGGCTATTtgcctctttttcctctttggaTGGCACCGTCGGAGCCCGTGCCAGAGGAGCTGCAGTATCTGCtaggtttggttttaatttttggtttgggcttttttttttttgtcggaTGGCTAaagtaagtgtgtatgtgttcttcCTCTCATACACATATcaagagcctgactctgcaaaaaGTTGCTGACTTGCCTGAAACTGGACTTGTGTCATGATtcttatctgattttttttattatcatttttattttatttatagactACTTAACTATAAATCTGCAACCAAAATTAACGTTAACAATGTAAATAAACGTTACAGTAAGCTCAaacctatttttaaatcattgCAAAAACTTGTGTTTGTATTAGTTTTCATTCAACTCCTGAACTTACGATTAGATCTTTCACTCGGATACctgagctcacctgagaggctgcggctcacctgtctgtgtgtctctgtgccgCTCGGGATGCtgctgacagtcacaaacagagcagttggacaagctgtggctaatttagcctataaataatgttcatgtcttaatgaCACATGTGCAATAATAACTCTACTTTTGATCCACTTATAGAAAAGTGGAGAGATGGtgttaaatagtaaatatttctcccattaatttcaaagattaatgtttggattgaCTACAGATCATTCTTATTAAATAAGCtcactttggttcttctttaaaaaggatCACAtatcttaatttgcttttgggagGAATTTGCACCAaaagtaataaagttgtttaattgGACAGCATGTCAAATTAGCTTACAACACATAAcgcctgaaattaaatataatatcaaatgacATTAGTTTTGTTCAGTGAAGTTTTTCAATTCTGTGATGTTTGGAGCTTTAAAACTATAAATGCAAACCTGCTTCAGATTCTCCACCTCACCGACTCCACTACTGCTgcttgaagttgagggttgccagatcatccccatatcctgctctttcactctttatcatgATAgcgcacttttttttttttgcagaaaacagacaaacctggcaactctgTAGAGATCTTATCGTTAACATTACATGGAGTTACAGCGGATAGATTGTTTGAGATTGGTAAAAATATTGGAATATTATAGCAATACCTTGATATTGGAAGGGACATGTCCTGACCGTCCATGACTCCAACACCGAGATGAAATGGCTTTTCATCCGGCTGTGACAGAGCGTCTGTGCTGCTCCTCAGATGCAGATCATTTGAATATTAATACAGCAACATCAATGACTGAGTTGAGGAGATTGTTTTTTTGAGATAAGCGCCCTCATAAATACTTGAATTCTGACTTTTAGGGTGTTCGAATCATAAGTTTAGTAATCATTTTcttaatctataaaaaaaaaagcagttttgttaatttatttatccTCGTAGCCATTTATTAGGTGAAAATGCAGTTTCCCAGAATGTGGTGAGCTTCTTATTTTTCCACACAGTACGCCTTTTGTTATTGATGTTACGACATCCCTTCGGGGTAcgtaaaattatgtttattttactctgctatgttcatttatttaccAGGGtgaacacacattaaaatgatgtatGTCAGACTTTGCCTGAAGGCAAAAAGAAGGcgagagaaaagaaacaaacaaaacacaaaaagcagacaaaacaacatcaaaacacGTGTAAGAGAATACAGCATAAACATGCCGTCCGCCATCTTTCTGACAGTTCATACACTCAGTTAATAACCAATTTATAACAAAAACAGgcagattagagctgcaatgatcgacagaaaattactcagcaactgttttgataatcaattaatcattttggtCATTTCTTAAGCAAAATTGTCAAACGTTTtcaacttcttaaatgtgaggatttcatgcttttcttagtcatatatgatagtaaactgaatatctttggtttttggactgttggtcggacaaaacaagatatatGAAGACGTCACCTCTGACTCTGGAAAATTGTAACTGTCatgtttcacagttttctgcctttttatagacaaaacgattaatagAGGAAATGATCTGCGGATTaaccgataatgaaaataatcgttagttgcagccctacaatagataatgaaaataaattgttgcCACCTTAAATTGGACATGACACGTCTGTAGCCTCTATTGCATacaatttatttaactttttttaaatcaagttaTTTGTTTGTACCAATAGATAGCCATTATCACTGTTATCAATGTAAATAgactaaatattaaaaacacttctCAGTGTAATGATGTAAAGTTTAACAGCAACACAAGCACAGCTTCAAAAAgtgaccataaagttgaatttaCACCTCTGCGAAACAGTTTAATCAACAACGGAACATTATAACCGTCATGAAGGAAGGATTTATCGCAGCGTGGTTGTAtcagactgcattagttttacaGGCAACTGAGAGTGTACActtaaaactgtgaaaagctATTATTATGGCCAGAGTAATATTTGTAGAGCTCCACTTTATACCCTGTAATGGTCCCCATCAATTATTTTAACTTGACTAGCCTCACCACAATCACCAGTGTAATTTCCAAGTTTTCTGTCAAATTAGGAGCTTGTCCCTGTTTAACTGGACAGAGCGTGATTACATTTAGACCCTTGTGTGCTTGTAAGTGAGCGCACAATGTTCGTGTTTTtccaaaggcaaaaaaaaaaaagtcctcatCTTAAAA
This genomic interval carries:
- the si:ch73-335l21.2 gene encoding RING finger domain-containing protein, which encodes MIGDAVPAPQQGGPAAAEPSPSTTPGEPMDVECPICYQEYNQYNKCPRMLECLHVFCTECLQRIQLCPSEPPDARSPPAIPCPLCRHLTPLEAGDALSLPCNSHILARLPPVAFRLPVAMTTRLATVTQRVVLSLEGDSRDTRFIILPTVSLRVQQMHPERPYGTAPGLMGEEEVIQQSKKTLFCVQLLAVIFWVLFVITCVVGVVFGPHFLNRKF